A genomic window from Pseudanabaena yagii GIHE-NHR1 includes:
- a CDS encoding metal ABC transporter ATP-binding protein: protein MDTISIDIENVTVAYHGKVALHSANLQLKAGTICGLVGMNGAGKSTLFKSVMGFVKPMSGRVLINGLPIRIVQKKSLVAYVPQTEEVDWNFPVSVHDVVMMGRYGYMNFLRMPKALDRQVVRESLERVEMWEMRDRQIGELSGGQKKRAFFARALAQQGKVLLLDEPFAGVDVKTEKMMINLLMELRDAGYTVLVSTHDLESINTFCDQVVLINRTILAYGQTSEVFTEENISRTFGGSFKFA from the coding sequence ATGGATACGATTAGCATTGATATTGAGAATGTGACGGTTGCCTATCATGGAAAGGTTGCTCTGCATAGCGCTAACTTACAACTGAAAGCAGGCACGATCTGCGGTCTGGTAGGAATGAATGGTGCAGGTAAGTCAACTCTCTTTAAGTCAGTGATGGGTTTTGTCAAGCCGATGAGCGGTCGAGTCTTAATTAATGGCTTACCAATTCGGATTGTTCAAAAAAAGAGCTTAGTTGCCTATGTGCCACAAACAGAAGAAGTAGATTGGAACTTCCCTGTGAGTGTTCATGATGTGGTGATGATGGGACGTTATGGCTATATGAATTTCCTACGGATGCCAAAAGCGCTCGATCGCCAAGTGGTACGTGAGAGCTTAGAGCGTGTGGAAATGTGGGAAATGCGCGATCGCCAAATTGGTGAATTATCGGGTGGTCAAAAGAAACGTGCCTTTTTCGCAAGGGCTTTGGCGCAACAGGGGAAGGTGTTGCTTCTCGATGAGCCATTTGCAGGTGTGGATGTGAAGACTGAGAAGATGATGATTAATCTGCTAATGGAATTGCGTGATGCAGGTTATACGGTACTAGTTTCTACTCACGATCTGGAATCGATTAATACTTTTTGCGATCAGGTGGTGTTAATCAATCGCACGATTCTTGCCTATGGTCAGACTTCAGAGGTATTTACCGAAGAAAATATTTCACGGACTTTTGGCGGCTCGTTTAAGTTTGCCTAG
- a CDS encoding metal ABC transporter permease, translating to MDIIHWFTAPLQYGFMVKAIWVSALVGIVCSALSCFMILKGWALMGDAVSHAVLPGVVLAYVINIPFAIGAFVFGVGSVIAIGFIKANTRIKEDTVIGLVFTGLFALGIVLVSKIKSTVDLGHILFGNVLGIADSDIIQTVIISVITLVTLAILRKDLILFCFDATHARSIGMNTTFLYYVLLSLLSLTAVAGLQTVGIILVVAMLITPGATAYLLSDRFDHMMLIAMASGMFASVMGTYISYHIDGSTGGCIVVLQTLLFLAAMIFAPKHGMLARSRQQVSES from the coding sequence ATGGACATTATTCATTGGTTTACAGCACCGTTGCAATACGGGTTTATGGTGAAGGCGATTTGGGTGAGTGCCCTTGTGGGGATTGTTTGCTCAGCTTTATCTTGCTTCATGATTTTGAAAGGATGGGCGTTGATGGGCGATGCAGTATCCCATGCGGTACTTCCGGGGGTGGTACTTGCCTATGTGATTAATATTCCCTTTGCGATCGGGGCTTTTGTGTTTGGTGTAGGTTCCGTGATTGCGATCGGCTTTATCAAAGCGAATACAAGAATTAAAGAAGATACAGTAATTGGCTTGGTCTTTACGGGGCTATTTGCTTTGGGAATTGTGCTGGTATCGAAGATCAAGAGTACCGTCGATTTAGGACATATTCTGTTTGGGAATGTGTTGGGAATTGCCGATAGTGATATCATCCAAACCGTGATTATCAGCGTGATTACATTGGTAACGCTCGCGATTTTGCGAAAGGATTTGATTCTCTTTTGCTTTGATGCGACCCATGCCCGTTCAATTGGTATGAATACCACATTTCTCTATTACGTGTTGCTGTCGTTGTTGTCGCTCACGGCAGTAGCAGGGTTGCAAACGGTAGGAATTATCCTCGTTGTGGCGATGTTGATTACCCCCGGAGCAACTGCCTATTTATTGAGCGATCGCTTTGACCATATGATGTTAATTGCGATGGCTTCGGGGATGTTTGCCAGTGTGATGGGGACTTACATCAGTTATCACATTGATGGCTCGACGGGGGGCTGTATTGTGGTTTTACAAACATTGTTATTTTTGGCGGCGATGATTTTTGCACCGAAGCATGGGATGCTAGCGCGATCGCGTCAACAAGTTTCTGAATCCTAA
- a CDS encoding pentapeptide repeat-containing protein codes for MAKVSSAEQLLTQYNQGERNFEGSELDGANLSGLVLKEINLSRASLRKADLTGTDLSSALLFQADLSTAILNRVELSRANLTGANLSRSLMTGATLIKSILLKASLNGAILLNANLSQSRLREADFSEANLSSADLSEAVFTEAKFTGAKYSLSTKLPTNFDPVTEGMRID; via the coding sequence ATGGCAAAAGTAAGTAGTGCTGAACAATTATTAACCCAATATAATCAAGGAGAGCGTAACTTTGAAGGCTCCGAATTAGATGGTGCTAACTTAAGCGGCTTGGTATTAAAAGAGATTAATCTAAGTCGGGCAAGCCTCAGAAAAGCAGATCTGACAGGGACTGATCTTAGCTCTGCGCTTTTGTTTCAAGCAGATCTATCAACTGCCATTCTCAATCGAGTTGAATTAAGTCGCGCCAATCTCACAGGTGCAAACCTAAGTCGCTCGTTAATGACAGGTGCAACCCTAATCAAATCAATATTACTTAAGGCTTCCTTAAACGGAGCAATTTTATTGAATGCCAACTTAAGCCAATCAAGACTCCGAGAAGCAGACTTCAGTGAAGCAAATCTCAGTAGTGCTGACCTATCTGAAGCCGTATTTACTGAAGCTAAGTTTACAGGTGCAAAATATAGCCTTAGTACCAAACTACCAACAAATTTTGATCCTGTTACAGAAGGGATGCGAATTGATTAG
- a CDS encoding VanW family protein: protein MQNHNLQQTIKRSKLRLWLGRYFYILKRRLEWIFSDRKFATELKRDRLPVQIFTHQSILLRQLKDVEMWLQYNKIENLRLAIAQIDGLVIQPNQVFSFWYLVGNPTKQKGFKLGMVLDNGKVSTGYGGGLCQLANLIYWMTIHSPLSVRERWRHGYDVFPDVNRTLPFGSGATVSYNYIDLQIENKTPHQYQLCLWLTDEHLCGAIHSDMESHYRYEIVEKNHLISGPVAGKYMRQNQLFRKICDRHTNQLLDEELIAENHALMMYAPLLSAGK from the coding sequence ATGCAAAACCATAATCTTCAACAGACAATCAAACGAAGTAAATTGAGATTATGGTTAGGGCGCTACTTCTACATTCTCAAACGTCGCCTTGAGTGGATTTTTAGCGATCGCAAATTTGCCACTGAACTTAAACGCGATCGCCTACCCGTTCAAATCTTTACCCATCAGTCGATCCTACTGCGCCAACTCAAAGACGTAGAAATGTGGCTGCAATATAACAAAATCGAAAACCTACGACTAGCGATCGCGCAGATTGATGGATTAGTGATTCAGCCCAACCAAGTCTTTTCCTTTTGGTATTTAGTCGGCAATCCCACCAAACAGAAGGGATTTAAACTAGGCATGGTTTTAGACAATGGTAAAGTCAGCACTGGCTATGGCGGCGGCTTATGTCAACTCGCCAACCTCATCTATTGGATGACAATACATTCACCGCTATCGGTCAGAGAACGCTGGCGACATGGCTATGACGTTTTCCCAGATGTCAATCGCACATTACCCTTTGGCAGTGGCGCAACTGTCTCCTACAACTACATCGACCTGCAAATTGAGAACAAAACACCACATCAGTATCAGCTTTGTCTATGGCTAACCGATGAGCATCTATGCGGAGCGATCCATTCTGATATGGAAAGTCATTATAGATATGAAATCGTGGAAAAGAATCACCTTATTAGTGGCCCCGTCGCAGGAAAATATATGCGTCAAAATCAGCTTTTTCGTAAAATTTGCGATCGCCATACAAACCAACTTCTCGATGAAGAATTGATCGCCGAAAATCATGCTCTGATGATGTATGCTCCACTCTTAAGCGCAGGTAAATAA
- a CDS encoding AAA family ATPase: protein MHIEKLRMQNFRGFKDVTIDFPSNLAVFIGVNGSGKSSIIDCCALFLSLLVTSVRMFRDFHDSEPPSISESDITIGYDETQNQIDVLLDLKRLSFPLILTRKSSREMNLFTRINTSESIKEGEKVIFHNESYYGLDSVFSEVVNDFYQILTNKLSDENIYDGFPILVHYSTDRAVNEIVLDSDQKNLNIPALAYDYAITKKVDFTDFFVWYRNQEDLENEVRLSDNPNYVDHKLKTIRSAIPLFLPKLSNLRVKRSMPIRMTMMKDGDELNIKQLSSGEKNLLVMVADIARRLAIANPDPTKNALEGEGIILIDEIELHLHPQWQRDIIPRLTSTFPNCQFIVTTHSPQVLSNVKKENVFVVEDFQVYPADAYTFGRDSNSILSELMGVTERPVEIQNKLTECLYKIDDGQIEEAKILLRELSDLLGHNDSEIVKANTLISFLSKVK from the coding sequence ATGCATATAGAAAAGTTGCGGATGCAAAACTTTAGGGGCTTTAAAGATGTCACCATAGATTTTCCATCAAATCTTGCTGTTTTTATTGGTGTGAATGGCTCAGGTAAATCAAGCATCATTGACTGTTGTGCTTTGTTCTTATCTTTACTAGTTACCTCAGTTAGGATGTTTCGCGATTTTCATGATTCTGAACCTCCAAGCATTTCAGAGAGTGATATTACAATTGGTTATGATGAAACTCAAAATCAAATAGATGTTTTATTGGATTTAAAAAGACTAAGCTTTCCACTTATATTGACGAGAAAATCATCTCGTGAGATGAATCTTTTCACAAGAATAAATACATCGGAATCTATTAAAGAAGGGGAAAAAGTTATATTTCATAATGAAAGCTACTATGGATTAGATTCAGTTTTTTCAGAAGTTGTGAATGATTTTTATCAGATTTTAACTAATAAGCTTAGTGATGAGAATATTTACGATGGATTCCCAATATTAGTTCATTATTCAACTGATAGAGCAGTAAATGAAATTGTTTTAGATAGTGATCAAAAAAATCTTAATATTCCAGCATTAGCTTATGATTATGCGATCACAAAAAAAGTTGATTTCACTGATTTCTTTGTTTGGTATAGAAATCAAGAAGACTTAGAAAATGAAGTCAGACTAAGTGACAATCCCAATTATGTAGATCACAAGCTAAAAACCATCAGAAGTGCTATTCCTCTTTTCTTACCAAAACTATCTAACTTACGAGTAAAGCGCTCCATGCCTATACGTATGACAATGATGAAGGATGGTGATGAATTAAATATTAAGCAACTTTCTAGTGGTGAGAAAAACTTGTTGGTAATGGTTGCGGATATAGCGAGAAGATTGGCGATCGCTAATCCAGATCCTACAAAAAATGCATTAGAGGGCGAAGGAATTATTTTAATTGATGAAATAGAACTACATTTGCATCCTCAATGGCAGCGTGATATTATTCCACGTCTTACCAGTACTTTCCCAAACTGCCAGTTTATTGTGACAACACACTCCCCTCAAGTTCTTAGCAACGTCAAAAAAGAGAACGTATTTGTTGTTGAAGATTTTCAAGTGTATCCTGCTGATGCCTATACGTTTGGGCGTGATAGTAACTCGATTTTATCTGAGCTAATGGGAGTTACTGAAAGACCAGTAGAAATTCAAAACAAACTAACCGAATGTCTATATAAGATCGATGATGGTCAAATCGAAGAAGCCAAAATATTACTTCGTGAATTGTCAGATTTGCTTGGTCATAATGACTCAGAAATTGTTAAGGCAAATACTCTGATTAGTTTTCTATCTAAGGTGAAATGA
- a CDS encoding retron system putative HNH endonuclease, whose protein sequence is MKKIIKQSEPRSLVEHRSQANANYDNYPEKDDLRKSLLKEQGYICCYCMSRIKLDEMKIEHWQPQTKYISRQLDYKNLLGACMGNQGARPQNQHCDTRKGDSEITINPIEGDKNCEKLIKYRPDGKIYSDDLSVNNDLNETLNLNLGFLKKNRKDALDVVIRKLNEKFSNKTWAKITVQKELDKLNTKDENGFYDVYCQFIVSYLKSKL, encoded by the coding sequence ATGAAAAAGATTATTAAACAATCAGAGCCAAGATCTCTTGTAGAACATCGATCACAAGCTAATGCTAACTATGATAACTATCCAGAAAAAGATGATCTACGAAAATCATTGCTAAAAGAGCAAGGATATATTTGTTGCTACTGTATGAGCCGCATCAAATTAGATGAGATGAAGATAGAACATTGGCAACCCCAAACCAAATACATATCTCGACAACTCGACTATAAAAATTTGCTTGGCGCTTGTATGGGGAATCAAGGAGCACGTCCTCAAAACCAACATTGCGACACTAGAAAAGGAGATAGTGAAATTACGATCAATCCCATTGAAGGTGATAAAAATTGTGAAAAATTAATCAAATATCGTCCTGACGGTAAAATTTACTCTGATGATTTATCTGTTAATAACGATTTGAATGAGACTTTAAATTTAAACCTTGGTTTTTTGAAGAAAAATCGTAAAGATGCTCTTGATGTCGTAATTCGCAAACTTAATGAGAAATTCTCAAATAAAACTTGGGCTAAAATCACCGTGCAGAAGGAATTAGACAAATTGAATACAAAAGATGAAAACGGATTTTACGATGTGTATTGTCAGTTTATAGTTTCGTATCTCAAATCAAAGTTATAG
- a CDS encoding pentapeptide repeat-containing protein, whose translation MADIQQLRLLEEGVDVWNRWRDQHPDIEIDFQEAQLNIANLRYANLSKANLADADLYHANLIEANLQYANLTRAVLNGAIATGSLSHANLSEANLYSSIFNFADMSYVNLQNATAIAANFNSVNLQGANLQNINASHAIFWQTNLLETNLNKAVFWGAKFYCANLRRSLLQETDLSGADLSGADLREADLSGADLREANLSRVNLEGANLEGIRWGKDVRGRDTNWQNAIGLQSALNVPKALLR comes from the coding sequence ATGGCTGACATCCAACAACTACGACTACTCGAAGAAGGAGTCGATGTTTGGAATCGGTGGCGCGATCAGCATCCAGATATCGAGATCGACTTCCAAGAAGCCCAATTAAACATTGCAAATTTACGCTATGCCAACCTAAGCAAAGCCAATCTCGCAGACGCAGATCTCTATCATGCAAACTTGATAGAGGCGAACTTGCAATATGCAAACTTAACGCGAGCAGTTTTAAATGGAGCGATCGCCACAGGTTCTCTCAGCCATGCCAACCTTAGTGAAGCGAACCTTTACAGTTCCATTTTTAACTTTGCCGACATGAGCTATGTGAACCTACAAAATGCCACAGCGATCGCTGCAAATTTCAATAGTGTCAATCTTCAAGGAGCGAACTTGCAAAATATCAATGCTAGTCATGCAATCTTCTGGCAAACAAACTTGCTCGAAACGAACTTGAATAAAGCAGTTTTTTGGGGAGCAAAATTTTACTGCGCTAACTTAAGGCGATCGCTATTACAAGAAACCGATCTTAGCGGTGCAGACCTGAGTGGAGCCGATTTGCGCGAAGCCGATCTCAGTGGAGCCGATTTGCGCGAGGCAAATTTAAGTCGAGTTAACCTAGAGGGCGCAAACTTAGAGGGGATTCGGTGGGGCAAGGATGTACGCGGGCGCGATACCAATTGGCAGAATGCGATCGGGCTTCAGTCAGCACTAAACGTTCCTAAAGCACTCTTACGATAG
- a CDS encoding Uma2 family endonuclease, giving the protein MTITVSAKVNDPKEIVEVKPEIVSDVWVRASWEEFLALAEEPSLDKAKFYYDQHLMRIEMSPIGPIHAHENSIVSNVIRLFATLANIVIYEYTNCSFRKKNNAEFQPDIAFFLGTGLKIPPRNNAPVDLNEFDLPTLVVEISATTIQDDLSYKRLLYERLGIQEYWAVNANTSEVFAFAIAEGHSGRISASRVLEGLEISIVEEALKRSQADEDDGAIARWLLQTFAKSPTES; this is encoded by the coding sequence ATGACTATTACGGTTAGCGCAAAGGTAAACGATCCAAAAGAGATTGTAGAAGTCAAGCCAGAAATTGTTTCTGATGTTTGGGTAAGAGCCTCTTGGGAAGAATTTCTAGCTCTTGCTGAAGAACCAAGCTTAGACAAGGCTAAATTTTACTATGACCAGCATCTAATGAGGATTGAAATGTCACCCATTGGACCAATTCATGCCCATGAGAATTCAATTGTTTCTAACGTCATTCGCCTATTTGCTACTCTCGCGAATATTGTTATCTATGAGTATACCAACTGTAGTTTCAGGAAAAAGAACAACGCAGAATTTCAGCCAGATATAGCTTTTTTCTTGGGAACTGGATTGAAGATTCCACCCAGAAATAATGCTCCTGTTGATCTAAATGAGTTCGATTTACCGACCCTAGTTGTAGAAATTTCAGCAACTACTATTCAAGATGATTTAAGTTACAAACGATTGCTCTATGAGCGTTTAGGCATTCAAGAGTATTGGGCAGTGAACGCCAATACCTCAGAAGTATTTGCCTTTGCGATCGCTGAAGGTCATAGTGGCAGAATTAGTGCATCAAGAGTTCTCGAAGGATTAGAAATTAGTATCGTCGAAGAAGCCTTAAAACGTAGTCAAGCGGATGAAGATGATGGCGCGATCGCAAGATGGTTATTACAGACTTTCGCGAAATCTCCGACCGAATCCTGA
- the recQ gene encoding DNA helicase RecQ — protein sequence MTSNPLQQALKQYFGYDSFRAGQREIIEAHLAGRDTLAIMPTGGGKSICFQLPALLKTGVTIVVSPLIALMQDQVTALKENGIGATFLNSTLSGRETHLRSQAILNGAIKLIYVAPERLFAEQFIEFLNIVKNKIGIAGFAIDEAHCVSEWGHDFRPEYRQLSRLRQFYPDVPVIGLTATATERVREDIIQQLQLQQPYVHVASFNRNNLYYEVVPKQGTEQSYVDLLRQIKRMQGSGIVYCLSRKRVNEIAERLREDGIVAIPYHAGLSAKEREENQTRWIRDDVQVMVATIAFGMGINKPDVRFVIHYDLPKNIEGYYQESGRAGRDGEDSHCTLFLGYGDLETIKYLIAQKVDPHTNEPLEAEQRIAQQQLRQVVDYAEGVACRRTILLRYFGEHFHGDCANCDNCLTPKPMEDWTVEAQKFLSCVARVKERFGAGHVIDILRGSMNKKILQHGHESLSTHGIGKDRSLDEWRQLSRSLIHQGYLTQTTDGYAILKLNDRSWEVMRGQRNVLLPIERDTEPVTVTERETSERPVDVEILFERLRLLRKNLADEQEVPPYVIFSNATLNQMAEQQPTSRKEFAKLSGVGAKKLEQYADDFIAIILEHHLKYPPAEPEESTTSRVKQESVTPKSKLSKASTQRETLAMYENGLDIDEIARDRGLKPATVWTHLVQLIEAGYAINCDRLVTPERQNVIYEALEAIGGDSLRNLFDHLREEYTYDEIKIVRAIWQNEKEPL from the coding sequence ATGACAAGCAATCCTTTACAGCAAGCACTGAAACAATACTTTGGTTATGACTCCTTTCGTGCTGGTCAGCGTGAGATTATCGAAGCCCATCTTGCGGGGCGTGACACCTTGGCGATTATGCCCACAGGGGGCGGAAAATCCATTTGCTTTCAGTTACCAGCCTTATTAAAAACTGGTGTAACTATCGTTGTATCGCCTTTGATCGCCTTGATGCAGGATCAAGTTACAGCGCTTAAAGAGAATGGCATTGGCGCAACTTTTTTAAACAGTACTTTGTCAGGTCGAGAAACTCATCTGCGATCGCAAGCAATTTTAAATGGAGCGATTAAACTCATTTATGTTGCACCTGAACGCTTATTTGCCGAGCAGTTTATCGAATTTCTGAATATCGTTAAAAACAAAATTGGCATTGCAGGATTTGCGATCGATGAAGCCCATTGCGTCTCAGAATGGGGGCATGATTTTCGTCCTGAATATCGTCAATTGAGCCGTCTGCGACAGTTCTATCCCGATGTCCCCGTCATTGGCTTGACGGCTACGGCAACAGAACGAGTTAGAGAAGATATCATTCAACAATTGCAGTTGCAACAGCCCTACGTTCATGTTGCTAGCTTCAATCGCAATAATCTCTATTATGAAGTTGTTCCCAAACAAGGAACTGAACAATCCTATGTGGATTTGTTAAGGCAAATCAAGAGAATGCAAGGTTCAGGAATTGTCTATTGCCTCAGTCGTAAGCGTGTCAATGAAATCGCAGAACGTTTGCGAGAGGATGGGATTGTGGCGATCCCCTATCATGCGGGTTTGAGTGCTAAGGAACGGGAAGAAAATCAGACTCGATGGATTCGGGATGATGTGCAAGTGATGGTAGCCACGATCGCTTTCGGAATGGGAATTAATAAGCCCGATGTGCGGTTTGTAATTCATTATGACTTGCCCAAAAATATTGAAGGCTATTATCAAGAATCAGGTCGGGCTGGGCGGGATGGCGAGGATTCCCACTGTACATTATTTTTAGGCTATGGGGATTTAGAAACGATCAAATATCTCATTGCCCAAAAGGTCGATCCACATACCAATGAGCCATTGGAAGCGGAACAAAGAATTGCTCAACAGCAATTGCGCCAAGTCGTTGACTATGCCGAAGGTGTCGCCTGTCGTCGCACCATTCTCTTACGCTATTTTGGCGAACATTTTCATGGCGATTGCGCCAATTGCGATAACTGCCTCACGCCGAAGCCAATGGAAGATTGGACAGTGGAGGCTCAGAAATTCTTATCCTGCGTGGCAAGGGTCAAGGAACGATTTGGAGCAGGTCATGTAATTGATATTTTGCGAGGTTCAATGAATAAAAAGATTTTGCAGCATGGGCATGAAAGTCTTTCTACTCATGGCATCGGTAAAGATCGGAGTCTCGATGAATGGCGACAACTTTCGCGATCGCTAATTCATCAAGGTTATTTAACCCAAACTACTGATGGTTATGCAATTCTCAAACTCAATGATCGCAGTTGGGAAGTGATGCGTGGTCAGCGTAATGTGCTATTGCCGATTGAACGGGATACGGAACCTGTAACTGTTACAGAGCGCGAAACGAGCGAAAGACCTGTTGATGTGGAAATTCTCTTTGAGAGACTTCGCCTACTACGCAAAAATCTCGCCGATGAGCAGGAAGTTCCGCCCTACGTGATTTTTAGCAATGCTACTCTCAATCAAATGGCTGAACAGCAACCCACAAGTCGCAAAGAATTTGCGAAATTATCGGGCGTTGGCGCAAAGAAATTAGAGCAGTATGCCGATGATTTTATCGCCATCATTCTCGAACATCATCTCAAATATCCACCTGCGGAACCTGAAGAATCAACAACTTCTAGGGTTAAGCAAGAATCGGTCACGCCTAAATCCAAGCTATCTAAAGCAAGTACCCAGCGTGAAACCTTGGCGATGTATGAGAATGGTCTAGATATTGATGAAATTGCTCGCGATCGCGGACTCAAACCTGCAACAGTCTGGACACATCTCGTACAACTAATTGAGGCGGGCTATGCGATTAATTGCGATCGCCTTGTAACGCCAGAACGCCAAAATGTCATTTATGAAGCTCTCGAAGCGATCGGTGGTGATTCCCTTCGTAATCTCTTCGATCATCTCCGAGAGGAATACACCTATGACGAGATTAAAATTGTGCGTGCCATCTGGCAAAACGAAAAGGAACCGCTATAG
- a CDS encoding chromate transporter — MPEYTKPDPKSEILSNDSFPEPQPKSKTPLWELALVFGKLGAIAFGGPAAHIAQIELEVVQNRRWLSREKLLDLLSISNLIPGPNSTELAIHVGLEQAGWQGVIVAGACFILPAMLLVWGLAIVYVEYQTLPAVGWLLYGVKPVIIAIISQSLWKLGKSALKNIPTWSAGLVVLALYFLQINEVALMLGAGVVVSLVRNLVSLKNSKSLSVLFFPFSFVPLPLGAIATNITPTITPKPWHTVFLSFLKIGSVLYGSGYVLLAFVQQEFVDRTHWLTSQQLLDAVAIGQFTPGPVLTTATFIGYLLAGNLGAIAATVGIFLPAFILVLAINPFVSNLRKSPWTAGFLDGVNAASIGLMAAVAWELGKSTFIDIWTVAVAIASLTILLKFPKVNSAWLIIAGGAIGWLLKLFV, encoded by the coding sequence ATGCCTGAGTATACCAAACCAGATCCAAAGTCAGAAATTTTATCAAATGATTCATTCCCAGAGCCTCAGCCAAAATCCAAAACTCCATTGTGGGAGTTAGCATTAGTTTTCGGAAAGCTAGGTGCGATCGCCTTTGGGGGGCCTGCGGCTCATATTGCCCAGATTGAATTAGAAGTAGTGCAAAATCGGCGCTGGCTCAGTCGCGAAAAGTTATTGGATTTGTTAAGTATCAGCAATCTCATTCCTGGACCTAACTCAACGGAGTTAGCAATTCATGTCGGTTTGGAGCAAGCGGGATGGCAGGGCGTAATCGTGGCAGGAGCTTGTTTTATCTTGCCTGCGATGTTGTTGGTTTGGGGATTGGCGATCGTTTATGTGGAATATCAAACGCTTCCTGCGGTGGGTTGGTTGCTGTATGGAGTTAAGCCCGTAATCATTGCGATTATTTCCCAATCTCTCTGGAAACTAGGGAAATCAGCATTAAAAAATATTCCCACTTGGAGCGCAGGGCTTGTAGTTTTAGCACTGTACTTTCTCCAAATTAACGAAGTTGCCTTAATGCTAGGTGCAGGTGTGGTAGTAAGCCTTGTTCGCAATTTAGTATCCTTGAAAAATTCTAAATCCCTCTCAGTTTTGTTTTTTCCTTTTTCCTTTGTTCCCTTACCTCTAGGAGCGATCGCCACAAATATCACACCTACTATCACACCGAAGCCTTGGCACACCGTATTTCTCAGTTTTTTAAAAATTGGGTCTGTGCTTTATGGTAGTGGCTATGTTTTGCTTGCCTTTGTGCAACAGGAATTTGTCGATCGCACTCATTGGCTAACCTCACAGCAATTGTTAGATGCTGTAGCGATCGGGCAATTTACCCCCGGACCTGTGTTAACTACGGCTACCTTTATTGGCTATCTCTTAGCAGGAAATTTGGGGGCGATCGCAGCTACGGTTGGCATTTTTTTACCAGCGTTTATCCTAGTACTGGCGATCAATCCTTTTGTGTCTAATTTACGCAAATCTCCTTGGACAGCAGGTTTTCTCGATGGGGTAAATGCTGCTTCCATTGGATTAATGGCAGCCGTAGCATGGGAATTAGGAAAGAGTACTTTCATTGATATCTGGACAGTTGCAGTGGCGATCGCTAGTCTCACAATCTTGCTCAAATTTCCCAAGGTCAATTCCGCTTGGTTAATAATCGCTGGAGGTGCGATCGGTTGGTTGCTTAAGTTATTTGTCTAA
- a CDS encoding gamma-glutamylcyclotransferase family protein translates to MVDLLKSLKTQQLPNPESSDQGCGHSSEPMFYYFAYGSCMCPVDLKRSLGESAHQYVVGVARLNGYKLGFYYRSPHRGCGCLDIVKDPNTYVEGVLYCLPLRLSDRLDIREDVSKGGYQHELITVTVDQKVYTNVRTYSVVNKLARELAPNDWYSNVVLRGASTCGLTEKYFWQLFYHIYKLQSYNYNYQECG, encoded by the coding sequence ATGGTAGACCTACTCAAATCCCTGAAAACACAGCAGTTGCCCAATCCTGAAAGCTCCGATCAAGGATGTGGTCATTCATCTGAGCCGATGTTTTACTACTTTGCGTATGGCTCCTGTATGTGTCCTGTGGATTTAAAGCGATCGCTAGGTGAGTCTGCCCATCAATATGTTGTTGGTGTCGCCCGTTTAAATGGTTATAAGCTAGGATTTTATTACCGTTCACCTCACCGTGGTTGTGGTTGCTTAGATATTGTCAAAGATCCTAATACCTATGTAGAAGGAGTCCTATATTGCTTACCTCTACGCCTTAGCGATCGCTTAGATATTCGTGAAGATGTCTCAAAAGGCGGCTATCAGCATGAATTGATCACAGTCACGGTTGATCAAAAGGTTTATACCAATGTCAGAACCTATAGTGTTGTCAACAAGCTAGCCCGCGAACTCGCTCCTAATGATTGGTATTCCAATGTGGTATTACGCGGCGCATCTACCTGTGGTTTAACCGAAAAGTATTTCTGGCAATTGTTCTATCACATTTACAAATTGCAGTCCTACAACTACAACTATCAAGAATGTGGCTAA